Proteins from one Besnoitia besnoiti strain Bb-Ger1 chromosome XIII, whole genome shotgun sequence genomic window:
- a CDS encoding polo kinase (encoded by transcript BESB_030490), whose translation MESLKTRCCACELVSAALGQRIWLFALLAYVWEFSAKGIEVDSTARPPRSAFPRDHRYLSDPLVERTGGTGRGSPVFLLLEADLQKPGNVSDRKEATAGSANEKAAEFDGGRRFPSLPGAGGRGTAGSPSSGEERESGFTSRPLERPLNTKQSAASIMPSPVDMGALPKNPFSPEPINTPAPKTSSNQDGLASKEYLEMHPLRPLSAESSGLYRSVPMTGKAPSSKPSQLITRFEGVGRFSHEKKSPFWSAKEFLRRMASRLWKKLREMLAALRQRIQKKRESRKLLLQMPVSGRKAAADFARKLRESRQALHHQSLEALLDTRFPRRSNILCTSDISKKRVTLQRLAVIGRGARAIAFEVTRVETGDQWTLKAFEDPRGPIPAPGTESALELLGKESSAILLLPYKVPALAYSLLRMMVAADILSCRDDRVSVRHHGPPPQEIFLQTFLLYPMAAGSLSDVVDSMFHEERSRNTEPSTEERARALSARLSFSIQAVRLTALLHFHGLVHGDLQAGNFFVCADGTLFLGGGRHLTTEGAPYRASNTDSEGAPENSRPTGNATFTASLNSWHVGCVLYRIWCEGFPFGPSAGKKQPWTELPFLLDLKSGKKRRLWKWRRTTKARKPLSFASCVRDMPAGVKNLIVRLLAETPRQRLLPTRAVRDPVFTKLEQELKALDRFA comes from the coding sequence ATGGAGTCCTTGAAGACAAGGTGTTGTGCCTGCGAACTCGTCAGCGCGGCGCTAGGTCAGCGAATCTGGCTGTTTGCCCTTCTGGCGTACGTATGGGAGTTTTCGGCGAAAGGCATTGAAGTTGACTCTACAGCCCGGCCCCCAAGGTCGGCTTTTCCGCGCGACCACCGGTACCTCAGCGATCCCCTGGTCGAGAGGACCGGTGGAACCGGTCGAGGTTCACCGGTTTTCCTACTTCTGGAGGCGGATCTTCAAAAGCCAGGAAATGTTTCGGACCGCAAAGAGGCAACTGCGGGGTCCGCAAACGAAAAAGCTGCGGAATTCGATGGCGGACGGCGGTTTCCATCCCTGCCAGGAGCGGGGGGACGTGGGACTGCAGGTTCCCCGTCATCTGGGGAGGAGCGCGAGTCTGGTTTTACGAGTCGCCCGCTCGAGCGCCCGCTCAACACAAAACAGTCCGCAGCAAGCATCATGCCATCTCCAGTAGACATGGGGGCATTGCCCAAAAATCCCTTTTCGCCGGAACCCATCAACACCCCTGCACCGAAGACTTCTTCCAACCAAGACGGTTTGGCCTCAAAAGAATACTTGGAGATGCACCCCCTGCGACCGTTGTCCGCTGAAAGCAGTGGCCTCTATCGGAGTGTACCCATGACTGGAAAAGCCCCGTCGTCAAAGCCTTCGCAGCTGATCACGCGGTTCGAGGGCGTGGGACGTTTCTCACACGAGAAGAAGTCGCCGTTCTGGAGCGCTAAAGAATTCCTACGCCGTATGGCCTCGCGGCTGTGGAAGAAACTGAGAGAAATGCTGGCAGCGTTGCGACAAAGGATTCAGAAAAAGCGGGAAAGCCGAAAGCTTCTTCTTCAAATGCCTGTGAGTGGACGGAAAGCCGCAGCTGATTTTGCTCGAAAGCTGCGCGAGTCGAGGCAGGCACTGCACCACCAGAGTCTTGAGGCCCTGTTAGACACACGATTTCCACGGCGTTCCAACATTCTATGCACGTCTGACATCTCGAAGAAACGAGTGACTCTGCAGAGACTGGCCGTGATCGGACGGGGAGCACGGGCCATCGCTTTCGAGGTGACGCGCGTGGAAACAGGAGACCAGTGGACTTTGAAGGCTTTCGAGGACCCACGTGGGCCCATCCCCGCTCCCGGCACGGAATCAGCCCTGGAGCTTCTTGGCAAAGAGTCCTCTGCGATTCTGCTACTCCCCTACAAAGTGCCAGCCCTAGCGTACAGCCTGCTGAGGATGATGGTTGCCGCAGACATCCTCTCATGCCGTGACGACAGAGTATCTGTCCGCCACCACGGCCCCCCTCCTCAGGAAATATttctccagacgttcttgCTGTACCCCATGGCCGCGGGTTCTCTCAGCGACGTCGTCGATTCGATGTTCCACGAGGAACGGAGCAGAAACACAGAGCCCTcaacagaagagagagcaCGAGCCCTCTCGGCACGTCTGAGCTTCTCAATTCAGGCTGTTCGACTGACCGCCCTTCTTCACTTCCACGGCCTTGTGCACGGAGATTTGCAAGCCGGCAACTTCTTCGTCTGTGCTGACGGCACTCTGTTTCTTGGAGGCGGTCGTCATCTAACCACAGAGGGCGCGCCTTATCGCGCCTCAAATACTGACAGTGAAGGCGCTCCAGAGAATTCGCGCCCGACAGGAAATGCCACGTTCACGGCTTCGCTAAACTCCTGGCACGTAGGCTGCGTACTCTACCGAATCTGGTGCGAAGGGTTTCCGTTTGGTCCCTCGGCCGGGAAGAAACAACCCTGGACCGAGCTGCCATTTCTCCTAGATCTGAAATCCGGAAAGAAGCGAAGGTTGTGGAAGTGGCGACGAACAACCAAGGCTCGGAAGCCGTTGTCGTTCGCAAGTTGTGTACGCGACATGCCTGCAGGCGTCAAAAATTTGATTGTTCGCCTTCTTGCGGAAACGCCGCGTCAGAGGCTGTTACCCACCCGGGCAGTACGGGATCCGGTCTTCACGAAGCTCGAACAAGAACTAAAGGCCCTTGATAGATTTGCCTAG
- a CDS encoding hypothetical protein (encoded by transcript BESB_030470), whose amino-acid sequence MAHLHFGAAVPVVFRSFPSVRGHSLAQPRRTLALPDELPGALKLVLLAFNKKHHRELESWTPLLASLQEKFRARNPDSPGALKTYHIVLRSRSARLFSWYLEERWRLLLLPTPPSSSSAASAVPVSQAPSPAGASSGAPHSAGTAAASVPSAFAAFSARSLSSAKCGEALARPTEPSAAAYAAALNSTFFAYVDRRAFLARASLPDCQRPYLFLLDEKNKITWCEHEAFGADKALAVHEIHRLMDLPPEDSKLRLDASNVGERTHLAASPEEPLPALLHGENERRGSEKTGNEA is encoded by the exons ATGGCTCATCTCCACTTTGGGGCGGCAGTCCCCGTCGTGTTTCGGAGCTTCCCCTCTGTGCGCGGTCACTcgctggcgcagccgcggcggacgctggCGCTGCCAGACGAGCTTCCAGGCGCCCTCAAACTcgttctcctcgccttcaaCAAGAAGCATCACCGCGAGCTGGAGTCGTGGACGCCGCTGCTTGCCTCGCTTCAAGAGAAATTCCGCGCGCGGAACCCCGACAGCCCCGGCGCGCTGAAAACTTATCACATTGTCCTCAG GAgtcgctcggcgcgtctcttcAGCTGGTACCTCGAGGAGCGGTGgcggctgcttcttctcccgactccgccgtcttcatcttccgcggcgtcggctgtCCCCGTGTCTCAAGCTCCCTCTCCCGCTGGTGCATCCTCTGGCGCGCCACACTCCGCCGGCacggccgctgcgtctgtgcCCTCTGCGTTCGCGGCTTTTTCTGCGCGTTCGCTGAGCTCTGCGAAGTGCGgcgaggctctcgcgcgtcccacagagccgtccgcggcggcgtacgcggcggcgctgaacTCGACGTTCTTCGCGTACGTGGATCGCCGCGCCTttctggcgcgcgcgtctctgccagACTGCCAGCGGCCCTACCTCTTTCTGCTGGACGAGAAAAACAAAATCACCTGGTGTGAACACGAAGCTTTCGGCGCGGAcaaggcgctcgccgtccaCGAGATTCACCGCCTCATGGACCTGCCCCCTGAGGACTCCAagctgcgcctcgacgcgAGCAACGTCGGCGAGCGAACGCACCTCGCAGCCAGCCCCGAAgagccgctgcctgcgcttctCCATGGGGAaaacgagaggagaggaagcgagaagacggGGAACGAGGCGTAA
- a CDS encoding P-type ATPase PMA1 (encoded by transcript BESB_030510), with protein MADHSSAGDHLLPKVDGQGPTAPAPEPRLAKATTGQPQQPQSAGYQPIPTVSDNSNEDQHAADGVAGEPESEHAYRTQEVKKQENAGSATDTQEAEKKDDEAKKAAQLEAEADKLNQTTVTAVNYDTHGLTTGQVEELRKNYGWNEVHPRQIPEWMKVLKKYLSLVPMILVVAALFAVCVEEENMRDWFSFALLLFLDNLMVWADYIGQRSAHNAIAAVEKLGAPICKVKRDGSWQDRQVRELVPGDIVYLKAGVIMPADGLFVTNGATVTVDESALTGESIPLRKHPGARLLSGSVVQKGEGEMLVTQTGNESFYGKTLALLARAEQPGHLQTVLHRTQLFITFIAACFALFLFFWQSFHPDWKQMIPERRCIIALKRAFILVASVVPAAMPVVTTTVLSVGALTITKQHAAVSRLSAIEEAAGVVILFSDKTGTLTKNQLSLFTEECTVEPGYDEKTMLLYASLCSDTRDPEPIDRTLNGATDMVERAKYKILDYVPFNPVDKRSEATVVAPDGKKFLTTKGAPQVVRDLVCYEDMQLRERLNEMILAKAKRGLRTLGVAVKPLHEGVAPEAARWKLVGYVSLYDPPREDTADTIKKANELGIRVIMITGDQQAIAIETAKQLHIGTNIVGPEIWEEEKQTGKIQGKSLAEFIEGVDGFSGVFPEHKFAIVNAMMDAHKLVAMTGDGVNDAPALKRATVGIAVSGATQAARAAADIILFAPGLKTIITVMSLSRQIFKRVESYIIFRIYTSLIILGMWWGNIVILRYQFPAWILVLLSMINDFVLMSCSHDRVSTSRTPMIWSMMRVIFLSMWLGLLATISIMLYVVFADPSHNVNWWPRWGLPDFHNDWPVPISKHFMSYQTNAGVWLLMTVLIQFSFQSVRTRGVFCSYGVNNQFPALIIIIPQVCAVLVTIFLSVYWKIAWRPAAGPRMVGLDWGQAWVTIFWGLLWFFVMDVTKIGFYKYVWPPVERSPTFKALTAEGPCQQEIENDNIAKKVMRNTINFLRQREADMSKFEDKVEDAFLAAITNFGEVSKKAHARSGRAADKQRQAPALPKGRTATMQITTKDKAAPFHVSIDKKASAAQGDSEEAKAVNTEVGVRIPVNVSEGADALDAAGASEDHDLERGNMKPPTTH; from the exons ATGGCGGATCATTCCAGCGCAGGAGATCACCTTCTGCCTAAGGTAGACGGGCAAGGGCCAACAGCGCCAGCTCCTGAGCCTCGGCTCGCCAAAGCGACTACAGGACAGCCGCAGCAACCGCAGTCGGCCGGATATCAGCCGATCCCAACTGTATCAGACAACTCAAATGAAGATCAACACGCAGCAGACGGGGTCGCGGGAGAGCCGGAGTCTGAACATGCATATCGCACGCAGGAGGTGAAAAAGCAAGAAAACGCTGGGTCTGCGACAGACACACAAGAGgccgagaagaaggacgacgaggcaaaGAAAGCAGCACAGCTTGAGGCAGAAGCAGACAAGTTAAACCAGACAACGGTGACGGCAGTGAACTATGACACCCACGGTCTCACTACTGGTCAGGTAGAAGAACTCAGAAAGAATTATGGCTGGAATGAAGTGCACCCGCGGCAG ATACCTGAGTGGATGAAAGTGCTCAAGAAATATCTCTCGCTCGTACCCATGATCTTGGTCGTTGCGGCGCTTTTCGCTGTCTgcgtggaggaggagaacATGCGAGACTGGTTTTCCTTTGCTCTCTTACTTTTTTTGGACAATTTAATGGTGTGGGCTGACTACATTGGTCAGCGGTCAGCGCACAACGCCATCGCAGCGGTTGAAAAGCTCGGGGCCCCAATCTGCAAAGTGAAAAGGGATGGATCATGGCAGGACCGACAGGTGAGGGAACTTGTGCCAGGCGACATCGTCTACCTCAAGGCCGGCGTCATAATGCCGGCTGATGGGTTATTCGTCACAAACGGCGCAACAGTGACGGTTGATGAATCCGCCCTTACAGGGGAATCCATTCCCCTCCGAAAGCACCCGGGGGCACGTCTCCTTTCTGGTTCGGTTGTACAGAAGGGTGAGGGGGAGATGCTTGTTACGCAAACAGGAAATGAGTCCTTCTACGGCAAGACCTTGGCGCTCCTTGCACGGGCTGAGCAACCAGGTCATCTGCAAACAGTACTGCATAGAACGCAGCTGTTCATCACCTTCATCGCTGCATGCTTCGCTTTATTCCTTTTTTTCTGGCAGTCCTTTCATCCTGACTGGAAACAGATGATCCCTGAAAGGCGGTGCATTATCGCACTCAAACGCGCTTTCATTCTGGTTGCGTCCGTTGTGCCAGCCGCTATGCCCGTGGTCACGACAACGGTGCTGTCTGTGGGGGCGCTTACAATCACGAAGCAGCACGCGGCTGTTTCGCGCCTCTCAGCCatcgaggaggcagcaggagTCGTGATCCTGTTCAGTGACAAGACGGGCACCCTAACAAAAAATCAGCTCTCCCTGTTCACTGAGGAGTGCACGGTGGAGCCAGGTTACGACGAGAAAACCATGCTTCTGTACGCGAGCCTCTGCAGCGATACTCGGGACCCTGAGCCGATTGATCGGACGCTAAACGGCGCGACGGACATGGTCGAGCGCGCAAAGTACAAAATTCTCGACTATGTACCGTTCAATCCCGTGGACAAGAGGAGCGAGGCAACTGTAGTCGCCCCGGACGGGAAGAAATTTCTGACTACGAAAGGAGCCCCCCAAGTCGTCAGGGACCTGGTCTGCTACGAAGATATGCAGCTTAGGGAGCGTTTGAATGAAATGATATTAGCGAAAGCAAAACGCGGATTGAGAACCCTAGGTGTTGCTGTGAAACCGCTCCACGAAGGTGTCGCTCCTGAGGCAGCGCGCTGGAAGCTTGTTGGCTATGTCTCGTTGTATGATCCCCCTCGTGAAGACACCGCGGACACAATCAAGAAGGCAAACGAACTGGGTATTCGGGTGATTATGATTACTGGCGATCAGCAGGCCATCGCAATTGAAACTGCGAAGCAGCTTCATATTGGTACTAACATCGTGGGCCCCGAGATTtgggaagaagaaaaacagacagGGAAAATACAGGGCAAGTCACTAGCTGAATTCATCGAAGGTGTTGACGGTTTCTCGGGCGTGTTTCCAGAGCACAAGTTTGCAATAGTCAATGCGATGATGGATGCACACAAGTTAGTAGCAATGACAGGAGATGGAGTTAACGATGCCCCGGCGTTGAAGCGGGCGACTGTTGGCATCGCGGTCAGCGGGGCGACCCAAGCAGCAAGAGCAGCAGCCGATATCATTTTGTTTGCCCCTGGATTGAAAACCATTATTACTGTCATGTCGCTATCAAGACAAATCTTCAAGCGCGTTGAGTCTTACATTATTTTCCGTATCTATACTAGCTTGATTATTCTGGGTATGTGGTGGGGAAATATCGTCATCCTGCGCTACCAGTTCCCTGCTtggattcttgttctttTGTCAATGATTAACGACTTCGTTCTCATGAGCTGCTCTCACGATAGGGTCTCAACCTCCAGGACACCAATGATTTGGTCTATGATGCGTGTAATTTTTCTCTCCATGTGGCTGGGCTTGTTGGCGACAATTTCTATAATGTTATATGTGGTCTTTGCAGATCCCTCACACAACGTTAACTGGTGGCCTCGGTGGGGATTACCGGACTTTCACAATGACTGGCCTGTCCCCATTTCCAAACACTTCATGAGCTATCAAACCAATGCAGGGGTATGGCTATTGATGACGGTTCTCATCCAGTTTTCATTCCAGAGCGTGCGAACCCGTGGAGTCTTTTGCAGTTACGGTGTGAACAATCAGTTTCCAGCACTCATTATCATCATTCCTCAAGTGTGCGCCGTGCTTGTGACGATCTTTCTTTCAGTATACTGGAAGATTGCATGGAGGCCGGCAGCCGGACCTCGCATGGTTGGTCTCGATTGGGGTCAAGCGTGGGTAACGATATTTTGGGGCCTTCTGTGGTTTTTTGTGATGGATGTAACAAAAATCGGTTTTTATAAGTATGTATGGCCTCCGGTAGAACGCAGTCCAACGTTCAAAGCCCTGACAGCGGAGGGACCGTGTCAGCAAGAGATCGAGAACGACAACATAGCAAAGAAAGTAATGCGTAATACAATTAACTTCCTGAGACAACGAGAGGCTGACATGAGCAAGTTCGAAGACAAGGTGGAAGACGCGTTCCTAGCAGCGATCACGAACTTCGGTGAAGTTAGCAAGAAGGCGCATGCGAGAAGCGGACGCGC
- a CDS encoding hypothetical protein (encoded by transcript BESB_030500), with protein MFSGLISGLWRSSGAPDEARTTAGSPRKVPSSDTDLAHARVSLYAVRGTEATELFLSASLAFEDDDGERVLVVRGVAAEGGRECQERFPCALIRRVRHHQPDMFQWMMSGGKSKGDDVGDEYGLLFEKDEFAWLFERLLIRNLCAEADELLAVDACLSAYSRLEKAWRALADCVVCRVVQRPQSLEAFLLIHEVAPRQSGDVSGAAPSRRAGGDAQWYLSLSYDEFMTMDAEKRQIQWWGVGARLKSGQDDEGEDGEEADGDGERQLFELSAVGGPEGARDADACAAKSAEFFLLVQRVMMEAAEGVRVDDAAGRTVQAMEASFGYVSDAFDRGIKEDEEDREVEWGDAQSEEATDDETEASLPLVQRDPTRDVWAKSPDTMLYQQMNVGRERTFIFRQTAQTSRHRKNDLQVLGFDEFGKTRIVATVDDAKFNFKKHHVKPATALLHDGESKMILVGEDRSNAYLMDLERGEIVQKWDADDMSIGGVMPAKKDGSRTHDPTFVAYNPQALFCVDTRQAAHARTHTLSYASKVNFTCGATDASGHIATGNAVGDIRMYDGGVNAEGKYKRAKTHLKGLGDPLLHVCTLADGSWVLGTCQKYLILFPVKLASSGKTGFVAALGQQKPAPIVLRLRLEDIAFYNLQDLSFTRAEFDEDEATIVTSTNNLVIIWDFVAVKRGDLFAYSIRKVHEYIKDVAFAKTRVGDERVIMATPSNVSTKPLKKIVR; from the exons ATGTTCAGCGGACTCATCAGCGGCCTCTGGCGCTCATCCGGGGCACCAGACGAGGCACGGACCACGGCAGGCAGTCCTCGCAAAGTTCCCTCCAGTGACACCGACCTCGCCCATGCACGCG TGAGCCTCTACGCAGTCCGCGGCACGGAGGCCACGGAgctctttctctccgcgtcgctcgccttcgaagacgacgacggcgagcgagttctcgtcgtccgcggcgtcgccgccgagggcgggcgTGAGTGCCAGGAGCGATTTCCCTGCGCGCTCATCAGACGCGTGCGCCACCATCAGCCCGACATGTTTCAGTGGATGATGTCCGGCGGAAAAAGCAAAGGAG ACGACGTGGGCGACGAGTACGGTCTTTTGTTTGAGAAGGACGAGTTCGCGTGGCTCTTTGAGCGCCTGTTGATTCGGAACTTatgcgcggaggccgacgaACTGCTCGCGGTCGACGCGTGTTTGTCTGCGTATTCGCGCTTGGAGAAGGCGtggcgcgcgctcgcggactgcgtcgtctgtcgcgtggtgcagcggccgcagtctCTCGAGGCCTTTCTCCTCATCCACGAggtggcgccgcgccagagTGGAGAcgtgagcggcgccgcgcccagcagacgcgccggcggagacgcgcagtgGTACCTGTCGCTGTCTTACGACGAGTTCATGACCATGGACgccgagaagagacagatTCAGTGGTGGGGGGTGGGCGCCAGGCTGAAGTCTGGACAAGACGACGAGggggaggacggcgaggaggccgacggcgacggcgagcgccagctGTTTGAGTTGtccgcggtcggcggcccggagggcgcgagggacgcagacgcctgcgcggcaAAGAGTGCCgagttcttcctcctcgttcaGCGCGTCATgatggaggccgccgagggcgtgcgcgtcgacgacgcagcggggCGGACAGTGCAGGCGATGGAGGCGTCGTTTGGCTACGTGAGCGACGCGTTCGACAGGGGCATCAAAG aggacgaagaagaccgcGAAGTCGAATGGGGTGACGCACAGTCGGAGGAAGCGACAGACGACGAGACTGAAGCCAGTCTGCCTCTCGTTCAGCGCGACCCCACTCG AGACGTTTGGGCCAAGAGCCCCGACACGATGCTGTACCAGCAGATGAACGTCGGCAGGGAACGGACGTTCATTTTTCGGCAGACTGCGCAGACGTCTCGACACCGCAAAAACGACCTTCAGGTGCTCGG gTTCGATGAGTTCGGGAAGACACGCATCGTAGCGACGGTGGATGACGCAAAG TTTAATTTCAAAAAGCACCATGTGAAGCCGGCGACCGCCCTGCTTCACGACGGC GAAAGCAAGATGATTCTCGTCGGCGAGGACCGCAGCAACGCCTATCTGATGGACttggagagaggagaaatcGTGCAGAAATGGGACGCTGACGACATGAGC ATTGGCGGCGTGATGCCTGCAAAGAAGGACGGCAGCCGCACACACGACCCCACATTCGTCGCGTATAACCCGCAGGCGCTTTTCTGCGTCGACACCCGCcaggcggcgcatgcgcggacgCACACCCTCTCCTACGCCTCGAAAGTCAACTTCACCTGCGGAG CGACCGACGCCTCCGGACACATCGCCACAGGAAATGCCGTCGGCGACATCCGCATGTACGACGGCGGGGTGAACGCAGAAGGGAAATACAAACGCGCGAAAACGCATTTAAAGGGACTCGGCGACCCGCTTTTGCACGTCTGCACTCTCGCCGACGGATCTTGGGTGCTCG GGACGTGTCAGAAGTACTTGATTCTGTTTCCCGTGAAGCTCGCGAGTTCCGGAAAGACCGGCTtcgtggcggcgctgggTCAGCAGAAACCGGCGCCGATCgtgcttcgtctccgcctggaAGACATCGCGTTTTACAACTTGCAGGACTTGAGCTTCACCAGAGCCGAGTttgacgaagacgaggcgaccATTGTGACCTCAACCAACAACCTCGTGATCATTTGGGACTTTGT GGCTGTCAAGCGCGGAGACTTGTTTGCCTACTCGATTCGCAAGGTGCATGAGTACATCAAAgacgtcgccttcgcgaaAACGCGAGTGGGAGACGAGCGCGTGATCATG gctACTCCGTCAAACGTCAGCACGAAGCCGCTAAAAAAGATTGTTCGATGA
- a CDS encoding putative vacuolar protein sorting 29 (encoded by transcript BESB_030480) → MGTNFTEFGDLVLLIGDFHIPQRAADLPVCFRELLDTDKIRHVLCTGNVGCQSVVDSLRSISSSLHIVKGDTDTGFDFPEYKVLQFGQFKVGLIHGHQIVPYGDAGALLHWQRKLDCDILVYGHLHKDSVVDLDGKFFVNPGSATGAYQPWLTERVPSFMLMAVQGASVVLYVYEEKNGKAEVVMSEFKKDISESESAPAPPKES, encoded by the coding sequence ATGGGGACGAATTTCACTGAGTTCGGAGACTTGGTGCTCCTGATTGGCGACTTCCACATTCCGCAACGCGCAGCTGACTTGCCGGTCTGTTTCCGCGAGCTGCTCGACACGGACAAGATTCGGCACGTCTTGTGCACCGGCAACGTCGGCTGTCAGTCGGTTGTGGACTCGCTCCGCTCGATTTCGTCCTCGCTGCACATCGTCAAGGGCGACACAGACACGGGATTCGACTTCCCCGAGTACAAGGTTCTGCAGTTTGGCCAGTTCAAAGTCGGCTTGATCCACGGCCACCAAATCGTGCCGtacggcgacgcgggcgcgctgctcCACTGGCAGCGGAAGTTGGACTGCGACATTCTGGTGTACGGTCACCTTCACAAAGACTCCGTGGTCGACCTCGATGGCAAGTTTTTCGTTAATCCCGGCAGTGCAACCGGCGCCTACCAGCCCTGGCTGACAGAGCGCGTGCCGTCATTCATGCTCATGGCTGTGCAGGGCGCGAGCGTCGTTCTCTACGTCTACGAGGAGAAAAATGGAAAAGCCGAGGTCGTCATGAGCGAGTTCAAGAAGGACATCTCCGAAAGCGAAagtgcgccagcgccgcccaAGGAAAGTTGA